Proteins from a genomic interval of Heteronotia binoei isolate CCM8104 ecotype False Entrance Well chromosome 5, APGP_CSIRO_Hbin_v1, whole genome shotgun sequence:
- the LOC132572647 gene encoding uncharacterized protein LOC132572647, translating into MFWHHGTNVTLVYEPPMSVSSMSFLPTPFQAPEIVLAQLQNLNRSYMFTNPLEDDVNATRFRMFHYQYALPGLCFCCGATNNAFSKWKGLADGNKHWLSRKNQTHCSDRFWVGGGNNMNCNSSYNVNISLMNSTWDMLHVTFPFLFPNVSTFTPGSICSGWIIKDPNLWFFWGTGRAAAASFTGILTLGGYSNIVAQENRASIIGLTCRLEQSINATTSIIRDLQKEIFSLHQIQLQHRLALDYLLARQGGFCKIVGPAACEVRFQDFNRTIEEELKHLHNLIADNALRPDWDPFAWLTSLLPDPTWLRQLICAIIVIVVLLIIACCCIQCLPNLLQLCTRSKETWQRRALYYAYHQLKNKKGEM; encoded by the coding sequence ATGTTTTGGCACCATGGTACTAATGTTACACTTGTGTATGAACCCCCCATGTCTGTTTCCTCTATGTCTTTCCTGCCCACCCCCTTTCAAGCTCCAGAAATAGTGTTAGCCCAATTACAGAACTTAAATCGATCCTATATGTTTACCAACCCATTGGAGGACGATGTTAATGCTACTCGCTTTCGCATGTTTCATTACCAATATGCCTTACCAGGACTGTGCTTTTGCTGCGGCGCTACAAACAACGCCTTTTCCAAGTGGAAGGGACTTGCTGATgggaacaaacattggcttagtcgcAAGAATCAGACTCATTGTAGTGATCGATTCTGGGTGGGAGGCGGTAATAACATGAACTGTAATTCTTCTTATAATGTTAATATTTCCCTCATGAATTCTACTTGGGACATGCTTCATGTCACTTTTCCATTCTTGTTTCCAAATGTTTCAACCTTTACCCCCGGGTCCATTTGTAGTGGGTGGATCATAAAAGACCCCAATTTATGGTTCTTCTGGGGTACGGGGAGGGCAGCCGCTGCAAGTTTCACAGGCATTTTAACCTTAGGCGGCTACTCTAATATAGTAGCACAGGAGAACCGTGCTTCCATCATTGGACTCACCTGCCGTCTAGAACAGTCCATTAATGCAACTACCTCCATTATTCGTGACCTACAGAAGGAAATCTTCAGTCTGCACCAAATACAGTTGCAGCACCGGCTTGCCCTGGACTATCTGTTGGCACGCCAAGGAGGGTTTTGCAAGATTGTTGGGCCAGCAGCCTGTGAGGTACGGTTTCAAGACTTCAACCGGACCATCGAGGAAGAGTTGAAGCACTTGCACAACCTCATTGCGGATAATGCACTCCGTCCTGATTGGGACCCTTTCGCTTGGCTAACCTCCCTGCTCCCAGACCCTACTTGGCTCCGACAATTGATCTGTGCCATAATTGTAATTGTTGTTCTTTTAATCATTGCCTGTTGTTGTATTCAGTGCCTTCCTAATTTGCTGCAATTGTGTACACGTTCTAAGGAAACATGGCAACGGCGTGCATTGTATTATGCTTATcatcagcttaaaaacaaaaagggggagatgTAG